GCGTGTCCACAAAAACGTTCTGCACAAAGAGGTTAGGAATGCAGCTGTGCTGTAAGGGGAGCGGAGACAAACACAGTAAGCAAGTTCCTGTGTGGGGAGGGATGCAAACCAGCCAGCAATAAACACAAGCCTTTATGAACAAGCACCATTCCCGATTTGTCCGCTGCATCCAGCGTAAGCCTGCTGAAACAGGACAcactccctcccctgcctgcacaaCCAGGGATGAGTCATAAGATCCACGCTCACAAAGGTAACGGTCACTGGAAGGACTGACTTAGCCATCATCCTGCTTACCACATCACGGGGCCAGAGCAGCTGCCCCATTTCACTCCGGGGGAGTGGATCATCCTCCCCGTCCtgctcttttccccctttttttactgtatttatctAGTCTTGGGTAGGAACAGGCCCGCTGAAAGGACAGGTCACCCCAAATATGtccttttcttctcagctgcCAAGGGCCATTCCCCTTTCATCCCCTGCCAAGGGCAGTGACTCACATTGAGGTATCGGCCCAGGTTCCCTTCCAGCTTGGCATCGATGATATAACAGGACTCCTCTCCGTCGTAGAACTGGCGGGTGGTTCTGCGGACGGGTGCGCTCTCGCCCTTGTCGGCTGCTGCCATGTTGGTTGATTTGATGGCGATCCCGTGAGTGGATTTCAGGGCAAAGCCTCGGGTGGACTTCACTGCCACCTGCCTCTTCACAGGACCTGCCACAAGAGAGGAGCAAACACTGCCGCATTCTCTCTGCATCTTCCAGAAGAAGAACCTCACAGTAGTGCTGCTGCCCCACGATGCTCTCTTCTTTCACACAGGGGTAATAAACCCCTTAGGGATGCAGCTCAGATCTAAAATACCACCCTGGGATGGCTCCTGGGAATCTTCCAGCTCTCCGCTCGACCCAGCGAAGCCTGGAGACCCACAATAAGCCtcacagttggtttttttttagatacCCACAAATCTCTAGTACTTGAGGACTGGGTTTTGCAGTTATGTCTCAAACAGCACTTGGGGAAGCTTCAGACCTTGGTCCTTAGGCAAAGCTCAGAGGTGCTTGGAGCAGGATGCACCATGTTCACAGCTGCTATGTCCTCATCAGCCCTTCTTGGTGGTTTCTGGCCAAAATTTCTTGCTGTACTTCTGTACTTTCCACCTTCAGCCCTTGTTCCTCCCCCAGCTGTCCTCACCTGACCCAGATGAGGGGTTTTTCTTGtcgtccccttcctcctcctcggagCCCGAGGAAATGGTCTGGATGTCATCACTGTCGTTGGTAGTGCCCTGGGCCTGCCCCACCACCGGCTGCCCGTTCTCCCCCTCGCTGTCTGTGCTGCTCGACAGGGTCAACACATCCTGTAGAAAGGCATTAACAGCTCCTGAGTGCAGCTTGGATCAGGGGAGAGCATTGCTTCATCGCTCTCCAAGCGATGCTCAGGGGTCCCTTTTTCCCCAGTAGTATTTTGCTCTCTTCTAGCAGAGGACCTCTGTCCCCCAGGAAGCCCTTTTGAAGTGGATCACACATGTGGACACTGCGATCAGAGCTGGAACTGGACAGAAACCCCATCTCGCAGGCCAATGTCTGAAATAGCAGTGGGGTTTCAGGGGGCTGGTTAGTCCTGCAGCACCCAGACTGCCAGAGACTCATGAGCCTGCACCATTAGGTGCTCTGGGTTTCACAAGGAAGGGAGAAGATCCCAAAAATCAAAGACCGTCCCCCAGGATAGCTTCCTAGACCTGGCTCTGCTGAGCAAGGGGTGCCTAGTGTGCTGGTATGTGAACCAAGGTGCTACATCCCATTATAACACATGGCCCAAACCCCAtgctgtcctctttttttttgggCTTTCAGAACCATGAAAGACCCCCACTGTCTGAAGAAAATCAACTGCTCCCCCAGGAAATCACAACTACGAACCACAAGCCCTGCGCTGGTGCTCAACTGGGAATGAAAGTGGCATATAAACAACCCAAAGTAAGGTTCAAGGTCTTCATCAAACCAGTTTGGTGTTGAGGCAGAGCCAGGCCCACCCCTCCCAGCCCATGTCTGAAGCCCGAAGGATCACCACTTACATctgtggggggctgtggggcaagAGAATGCcgtctgctctgcagcagggcgGTCTTGCTCGTCGGCCTGCGGATCCCTTCCAGTTTGGGAGGGCTCGGGTTGTAGCCATACATCCTTCCCAAGTCGCTTAGCCTGTGGGGTAAGGATGAGAGCGGGTCATGCTTGCATCTCCAGGGAGATTGTCTGCAGgccaggcagagagagaggaaagctgAGAGCTGGACAAGACTGCCATCAGCTCCAAGCGTTTAATTTGCCATTGGGGCACAGCCCAAACCCTTGCAACCTCCCAGTTTACTCTGGCAGTGGCATTAATAGAGCTGAGGGGCAGCCCTAGAGTTGCAGCAATTCATTCAGAAtgatatttggaaataaaaagcaggaaaatacaaTTTAAGGAACCTTACCCAGGAATTTTGGTTGGATCTTCAGGTTCCTGCGGAGGGGAAAAGTACAGATTAAAATCTCTCCCTTTTGGAGCACTTTCAGCGCTTCTGTGGAAATGCTCCCCAAACACCAGCCCGGGAGTGAGAGGCCAGGCGTCCCCACTGCTCAGTGTGACACCCAGTCCAGGGGGTGCTCCAGAAGGGCCAAGTTATGACCACAGGTCTCCCACCCTCCACATCCCACACAGTGGGTCTCCAAGTCCCCTCTCCAGAGCAGGGGGTGGACAGAGACCACCTCCatctccctgctgtccccagccctgtctgAGCCCTCTCCACACCACCGCAGGTACCCCCGGCAGGCGGTGGCTCCCTCTCTCAGGGCTGCACAGGCACATAGcacccagggcaggagggatTTTAGCTCAGCTCATGCTGAGCAACTTCTTTGTAGTCTCTTGTGCCACAACTTCCCTCAGGAAGGGGAAAGGCACCTCCTTACCCCGCCACAGTGGGCAAAGGCCAAGTAAGCAGGGCAAGGGGACACCACACAGCACCATGGTCCACCTAGTCATGTTGTATGGGTAGAAAAGCCATTCCAGCAAGAGCACGGCTGAGGAGCACCTCTGTGTCTCCGTTTCCTCATCCACGCCCCCAGGGCAGGGGGCAATACTCATCTGCCAGTCCCACAGCCCTCCCTTACATCTTTCTTCAATGCCTTTGACTCTCCATCCAGGTCACCcggggcagcagcacaggctttctctctctcacatgGGAGCTCTGTTTTGCTGGCCTTGGCTTCGCCGCTTTCACTCATCTTGAAGGAGGAGGCACTGTCATTGTCCTGGAAGCTGTCAGACATGCTGTTGGAGCTCAGCCACGAGGCCACTTTGTTCTTGGAGGTCTCCTCCGACACCGGCAGCTTACAGGAGGCAGCCACCGCCATCTCATCGTGGCTGATTTGCCGGGTGAGCCCTGAGTCCTTGGAGGCTGTCTCCGACAGCCCATTCTCCTTCTGGCCCCGGGTCTGCCGTCGCGTGGCATAGCTGCGCCATACTGAGCTGGTGCTGAAGTCCTCGTCCTTGCAGAAGTTGTCGTCAGAGCTGTCCTCATTGGACTCCTCCTGCTCCTCAGTGCCTGTGTTGTCCTCCTCTTCGTCCTTGAGGTCCACCCCGCTGCTGTCAGAAGAGCATTTTGCGTCGCTCTCATAGCCCTCCTTGAAGTTCTCCACGCTCTCAATGTGATCCAGGTTTGCAAAATACTCGTCACCCATCTCTAACCCCTCTTTGTCGGCAAAGTCATCCGTGAGGATTTTCCCTGGGGGGGGGAATAGAAAACTAAGTGTGAGTTTTCCGTGATGACATTCCTATCCCATAAATTTTATCCTCCCCAAAGGCTCCTTGAGGAGCAAACAGGACTGACACCAACTTATTCCAAAGCTGGGCTGGGAAAGGACAATGTATTACCCTGATACTCGAGCTAATGAAAATCTGAAGCAGGTTTGATCTAAAGGCTGATCTAAAGTGGGCCCTTGCTAACATCTAGGCTTCCAGCAAGGAAATCTTTCAACAGCAATTCAAATAGAGTGACTGCTTTTCCTCTGAAGGGCTCGAGGTGAGGGTGTAGCGCAGAGGCAATATTAAGGGCAAGAAACCAGGGCACCAGAACTCAGGCAATGCCCATGGTTAGTTTCATTTCAGAATTAACACAACCATACTGCGCAACTTCTGCATTTTATTGGTTTGTGCCGATGCACCAGCAACTGGTTTGATGTAAACAGGAAGCAGGTATCTGTTGATTCATCCTCAGTGTGCAGAAACAGGTTTGGGGATCTGAGCACTTCTCTGGACACTGGCACTGCAGACACAGATTTCTGCAGCATCTTGTTTCAGAGTTGAGCAAGGGAGGGGCATCAATCAGGAAATCAAAGTGCTGCAAGTTTACCATCTAAGTCTTCACTTTCCTGTCCCCTTAATGAGCACAGGAAGAGCTTCACACCCATTCTGCTGGGTTTTGCATTTTGCAATAAACAAAGCCTAGATCTCAGGCCTGACACAAGCTTGACACAACCAGATCTTTTCAAATACTTATTCCCCCCACCCTTaaccaaaacaaagcagattCATATCTGAGTATATGTGACCACTGGGAAGAGCACTGGCTCAACAGAGGCTTTTCATTCACAGCACCTGTTTCAAAACTAAGAGGCTTCTACCTGCTTTTCAGCAGGGTGAGATCCTACCTGCGTAAATGCAGACAAAAGAGCCTTTAGCAATATCATCGAGGCAGCGAATGCCCCAGCCTTTGTTCTGCGTCTTGAATAACTGCAGGCGGACTTGGAGCCCGTGTTGGACCAAGCGGTTGGTGCACATGTTAATGTTGCACTTGCACCTCTTGTTACACTCGTAAACTCTGAAAGAAACAACAGTGACATCTTCCTTGATAAAGCAATATCCCAAGACTTGGTGTTATACCAGTAATGATGCAAAGGGACTTGCAGCAGTGACTTAAAGCTCAGCAGAACAGGGAAAGCGTAGTTGCCAGGTATTACGGTAATGCACAGAGATCCCGGGCCACACATTAGCAGATGGATCAAGAACAGAGGCAGGTTTTCAGTATCTGCACTTAGCTCTGGGAAATACTGCCTCTCTGATAGCATCAGAGGCCAAGTTTCTGGGGCTGGTATTTGTAAGGGAAGGAGAAGACGCAGCTTTACTTACCCTGTTGGGAGGCATTCTTCCAGCCTTTTGTGCTGGTATCCTGAATTGGGGTTGATCTGCCCGCCCGGGGTGCAGCCAGTCGCTTGGACTGTCAGCTGGTGACAGGCACATTTTGATCTagagacacacacagaaaaacccaCCCATGCCCCAGAAGTTAGTTTTACACACCGgttttgcagaaaggaaaagaaagctcaACTTTCTGCATGCGTATATGCAGAGATGGGCACACAGGGCTTGACTTGGAGTCAAACCTGCAACCGACCAGAGCTGCGTGGGCTTATAGTCCAGAGCAGATCCACCTTGGGCTGTTATCAGGGCAGGCAGTGTGCCGTCCCCCACCCTCCAGGCTCAGCAACACACAAGGGGTCACCTACTTGTCTCTGCAGCCATCTTTGCAATCGCAGCCCACGAGGAACTCCCAGCTGGTGTTAATGTAAACCCCTTTGCCAGGGATGCGTTCTTTGCTGTAGGCCACCTGCGGAGGCGGGGTGTTATCGATCTCGTTGACACAGGACAGCGGCACGTCCTCCCTGCCCTTGGTAATGTCTGCGATGTAGTAGTAGGGTTTGTAGGGCTGGAACTTGCGATCCACCAGCACATACGGGTCCAGGCAGAACATCTCCAGGAACAGAAAGTCACAGTCCGTCTCAAAAAGGTAGCGTTCGATCTCCTGCATGGTTCTCAGGCACAGCCCACAGGGCGTCTTGTAGAGGACGTGGAAGCCCATCTTGCGGTTAACCCGTCGGCGGGCTGTCATCCGTCGGAAGTCGTAGAGCAGCGGGATGAGCAGGGGGTTCTTGCTGCGGTACTGATCGCTGCGGATGGGACGGACGCGGGACAGGCAGGTGTAGCTGCAGACGTGCGGCAGGTAGAAGAGTTTCTCCAGCGGGGCTCGGTAAGAGGGCTCGTTGGGCACGCGGTCCATCATGCCGTGGAAGGCCTGCGCTGTGCCACTGCCTGCCTGGCAACTGGAGAGCCTGTTACAGGAAAAGAGATACACTGAGCAACTGCGGCTTAAGGAAGAGTGGTGCTTTCTCCTCAAACTGCAAAGGGATTTTAGGCCCTTAATTCCTATCAAAGCAGGTGCTAGTTACACACTGGGACACTGTTGGCTTTGCTGCTTAGTCCAATTAGACACAAATCCCAACATCCCTGGGGAGCAAGCCTGGGCAGGCCCCAAAGGGAGTGTTACCAGCAGCagagaacacaaaaaaacccccaaatcagaACTAGGGAAGCAAAAAGAAGTGCAAGCTGGTTGTGGTCTCAGAACTGGGATCAACAGCTTCTGTGCTGTGCATCGATTGCCACAAAGCAACCACTGTGGAAAAGCCACCTGCAGATTGATGTTAATAGCAGCTTCCCCCTGACCCTGGAAAGCCTGTAGTAACAGGAGTCCTCTAAAAACAAGCAGGATCAGAGGCTTTGGCCAGGGTCCCACTGGGGTAAGTTCTGGTCAGAACTGATAAGAGACCCTCCAAGCAAAATCCACCAACAAAACGTAACAAACAGTTGTCTGGGAGGGAGAACAAGGCAAGAGGAAGACAAATGCTCAGGACGTAACAAGCTGGCAAATAAAGGTGTCAGTCCATAACAAAATAGACCTGCACTAAACCAAACAAGCCCCAAATCTGTACCAGCATCCCAAACTCTCACAAGGATGCAGGGATGAACAAGCTTTGCTTACCGATGCTGCTGGGATGCACCAGTCCTTCCCGCCGGAGGTGTATCACTTAGGACAGGTGAAGAAGGTGATGACTGCCCAGAGCCTACGGAGCCAGGACGGAAGGAAGTGCTTTTCTTGGCCACTTGCTTTCTTGACTGGGCCAGCTGACTGTCAGAGCATCTGcacaagggaagaaaggaggcGATTTGCAAGATGCATATGCTCACACAACTGGTAGGATTTAGACAGACAGGGGCAGTCAAAATAACATTCCCCCGCAGAAGTCAGCAACAGCGCCCCATCCAAGAGAAGCCAAGCAGATTTTTTCCTAACGAGTGTGAAAATCAGCTCATTTCTGACTCCTTGTGCTACAGTGATCCCGCAACAACCCCAACCAAATGCCAGAACTCAGCTACATTTAAAAGTAAGTCCTGACATACTGCTATTTGGAAGCGAGGCATGGGAGTGGGAGAGAGTGTAATGATGATGTCCAAGGCCTTCACTTCAGGAAGCCAGACAAACCAGTACATGAAAAAACCTCTGCAACAGCAGAAACAAGAGTTTACAGAGGCTCAATCAGTGCAACAGTACTGAGCAGTGGGAGGAACAAGAAGTACAGAGGAGTCTCTTCTCCATAGCAAGTAACAAGATAAGATTGTACAAGGGAATGTAATAACATCACTGACAAAAGGGCTGTGAGGGGCTCCCAAACACCTCTGCAGCCCAACGCACAGCATTGGGAAGGTGGGAGGCACCTGGAAGACTCTGCCCTCACATTCTGAGAAAACAATAATGGAGGTTTTCAATCCATTTATACCGACTAAACAGAAGAACACCCCAAACCAGCCACTGTTTTTCCCGCAAGTGGAAGAACGTAACTTATGTTATCAGGGCAGAAAGGGAGGAGACAGTGACAGCAGGAGGGGGCAATTGTTTCTGCAAACATCTGCCTTAAAAGCAAGGTGTTAACACACACTTCAAAATtcaagagcaagagaaaaaagctTCCATCAGCGGGCTTTAAACAGGCAGAAATGGCCAACAGCAGCTCCCTGGCACCTGGAACTTGAAAGTGAGACTAGAGAGGGAAGAATACTGGGCCTTCCTCAGAGTAAACAAAACACCAGAGTGAAGAAACCATTCTCCCAGTTTTAATAAGCTAAAACCAATGTGTTTTTAACCCAACAATATTCGTGGAACAGCAGGGACATGGATATAGTACACTGCCTTCAGTCAATGTTAAAAAACAGTTGTCTTTAAGCAGTTCACTATTTAACAGCAGGGCAGGGAAACGGCTGTAGTGTCTGCTTGCATTAGACCTGAAAACAAGATCCTAAAGTCAAAGCTTCTGTGGGGACTGttaaatggaaaaggagagattCAGCAGCCAGCGAGACTGCAGGCTGGCTGATTGCTGCAGTCCAACTTTATTGTCTTCATGCCGTGTCATTGCACATCCTTCCTACACCCTCGACAGCTCAGGGTGCCCTAGTGTTAGGGCAACAGCCCAGCTCTTCCTCTGTTCACAAGTGGGGCCCTAGACTGACGGCAGAGGAGCCAGTGTTGCATTTCTCATGCTGGAGCAGACCTCCTTCAGCATCGGCCTCTCTTCTCGGGTATGTAAGAGATAAGGAACAAGGCTATTATGGCTTCAATTCTCAAGTCTTGGTCAGAATGGCACAGGAGGAGCATTTCCAAGTCAGCACCCGCATCCA
Above is a genomic segment from Harpia harpyja isolate bHarHar1 chromosome 9, bHarHar1 primary haplotype, whole genome shotgun sequence containing:
- the SETDB1 gene encoding histone-lysine N-methyltransferase SETDB1 isoform X1, with protein sequence MDSQEIKELQQEVMEELGISMEELQDIIDKELEKFECVKQRKQQLEELEMCVKQKEEEVARVDRLFDDASRAIDKCEMLVKDLYSKLGLQYRESSSEDEDLAAKPMEVIEIPDEDDDDVMSIDSGWKHSDSSPRIAKDQTLLREAMAAMRKSAQDVQKFMDAVNKKTNAQDAQKDAQTPQEAPGTLQPVGPAAAGSDLSNDGDLNVGMRILGKKRTKTWHKGTLIAIQTVGAGKKYKVKFDNKGKSLLSGNHIAYDYHPSPEKHYVGSRVVAKYKDGNQVWLYAGIVAETPNVKNKDRFLIFFDDGYASYVKEWELYPICRPLKKTWEDIEDVSCRDFIEEYITAYPNRPMVLLKNGQLIKTEWEGTWWKSRVEEVDGSLVKILFLDDKRCEWIYRGSTRLEPMFSMKTSTASTQEKKQSGQARTRPNVGAVRSKGPVVQYTQDLTGAGTQYKPLEQMQAASLAAQSVSPQPAEMECSDSQLAQSRKQVAKKSTSFRPGSVGSGQSSPSSPVLSDTPPAGRTGASQQHRLSSCQAGSGTAQAFHGMMDRVPNEPSYRAPLEKLFYLPHVCSYTCLSRVRPIRSDQYRSKNPLLIPLLYDFRRMTARRRVNRKMGFHVLYKTPCGLCLRTMQEIERYLFETDCDFLFLEMFCLDPYVLVDRKFQPYKPYYYIADITKGREDVPLSCVNEIDNTPPPQVAYSKERIPGKGVYINTSWEFLVGCDCKDGCRDKSKCACHQLTVQATGCTPGGQINPNSGYQHKRLEECLPTGVYECNKRCKCNINMCTNRLVQHGLQVRLQLFKTQNKGWGIRCLDDIAKGSFVCIYAGKILTDDFADKEGLEMGDEYFANLDHIESVENFKEGYESDAKCSSDSSGVDLKDEEEDNTGTEEQEESNEDSSDDNFCKDEDFSTSSVWRSYATRRQTRGQKENGLSETASKDSGLTRQISHDEMAVAASCKLPVSEETSKNKVASWLSSNSMSDSFQDNDSASSFKMSESGEAKASKTELPCEREKACAAAPGDLDGESKALKKDEPEDPTKIPGLSDLGRMYGYNPSPPKLEGIRRPTSKTALLQSRRHSLAPQPPTDDVLTLSSSTDSEGENGQPVVGQAQGTTNDSDDIQTISSGSEEEEGDDKKNPSSGSGPVKRQVAVKSTRGFALKSTHGIAIKSTNMAAADKGESAPVRRTTRQFYDGEESCYIIDAKLEGNLGRYLNHSCIPNLFVQNVFVDTHDLRFPWVAFFASKRIRAGTELTWDYNYEVGSVEGKQLLCCCGAVECRGRLL
- the SETDB1 gene encoding histone-lysine N-methyltransferase SETDB1 isoform X2, which codes for MTEPGSKDRGQTACPLQCCACRHLHMKLEEVVVYYWQSECAVTSCTLGALTWLDALPPKIWPLGIAALLFLVKKTWEDIEDVSCRDFIEEYITAYPNRPMVLLKNGQLIKTEWEGTWWKSRVEEVDGSLVKILFLDDKRCEWIYRGSTRLEPMFSMKTSTASTQEKKQSGQARTRPNVGAVRSKGPVVQYTQDLTGAGTQYKPLEQMQAASLAAQSVSPQPAEMECSDSQLAQSRKQVAKKSTSFRPGSVGSGQSSPSSPVLSDTPPAGRTGASQQHRLSSCQAGSGTAQAFHGMMDRVPNEPSYRAPLEKLFYLPHVCSYTCLSRVRPIRSDQYRSKNPLLIPLLYDFRRMTARRRVNRKMGFHVLYKTPCGLCLRTMQEIERYLFETDCDFLFLEMFCLDPYVLVDRKFQPYKPYYYIADITKGREDVPLSCVNEIDNTPPPQVAYSKERIPGKGVYINTSWEFLVGCDCKDGCRDKSKCACHQLTVQATGCTPGGQINPNSGYQHKRLEECLPTGVYECNKRCKCNINMCTNRLVQHGLQVRLQLFKTQNKGWGIRCLDDIAKGSFVCIYAGKILTDDFADKEGLEMGDEYFANLDHIESVENFKEGYESDAKCSSDSSGVDLKDEEEDNTGTEEQEESNEDSSDDNFCKDEDFSTSSVWRSYATRRQTRGQKENGLSETASKDSGLTRQISHDEMAVAASCKLPVSEETSKNKVASWLSSNSMSDSFQDNDSASSFKMSESGEAKASKTELPCEREKACAAAPGDLDGESKALKKDEPEDPTKIPGLSDLGRMYGYNPSPPKLEGIRRPTSKTALLQSRRHSLAPQPPTDDVLTLSSSTDSEGENGQPVVGQAQGTTNDSDDIQTISSGSEEEEGDDKKNPSSGSGPVKRQVAVKSTRGFALKSTHGIAIKSTNMAAADKGESAPVRRTTRQFYDGEESCYIIDAKLEGNLGRYLNHSCIPNLFVQNVFVDTHDLRFPWVAFFASKRIRAGTELTWDYNYEVGSVEGKQLLCCCGAVECRGRLL